The following coding sequences lie in one Rutidosis leptorrhynchoides isolate AG116_Rl617_1_P2 chromosome 6, CSIRO_AGI_Rlap_v1, whole genome shotgun sequence genomic window:
- the LOC139854161 gene encoding delta(8)-fatty-acid desaturase-like has translation MCEDSTTMVSTSIVGVEVLNSKADGKKYITSEELKKHNKASNLWISIQGKVYNVTEWAKIHPGGDIPLTNLAGQDVTDAFIAFHPGTAWKHLDKLFTGYHLKDYHVSDISKDYRKLASEFAKAGMFEKKGHGVIYSLCFVSLLLSAVVYGVLYSTSFWVHMLAGALLGLAWMQIAYLGHDAGHYQMMSTRGWNKFAGIFIGNCITGISIAWWKWTHNAHHIACNSLDYDPDLQHLPMLAVSNKLFNSLTSVFYGRQLTFDRAARFFVSYQHYSYYPIMCVARVNLYLQTLLLLISKRRIPDRGLNILGTIVFWTWFPLLVSCLPNWPERVAFVLVSFCVTGIQHVQFTLNHFAANVYVGPPTGNDWFEKQTNGTIDISCSSYMDWFFGGLQFQLEHHLFPRLPRCHLRSISPIVKDLCKKHNLPYTSLSFYDANITTLKTLRTAALQARDLTNSAPQNLVWEAFNTHG, from the exons ATGTGTGAAGATTCAACCACCATGGTTTCTACTTCTATTGTTGGCGTTGAAG TTTTGAATTCAAAAGCAGACGGGAAGAAGTACATAACGTCTGAGGAGTTAAAGAAGCACAACAAGGCTAGCAACCTTTGGATCTCGATTCAGGGCAAAGTTTACAATGTTACAGAGTGGGCCAAAATACACCCGGGTGGCGATATCCCGCTCACGAATCTTGCGGGTCAGGATGTAACCGATGCGTTCATCGCCTTCCACCCTGGCACTGCATGGAAACATCTCGATAAACTATTCACCGGGTACCACTTAAAAGATTACCATGTTTCCGATATCTCAAAAGATTACAGAAAACTTGCTTCCGAGTTTGCAAAAGCCGGTATGTTTGAAAAGAAAGGGCACGGTGTGATTTACTCGCTTTGTTTCGTATCTTTGCTTCTTTCGGCCGTTGTATATGGGGTATTGTATTCTACTAGCTTCTGGGTTCATATGTTAGCGGGTGCATTATTGGGGCTAGCTTGGATGCAAATTGCGTACCTAGGTCACGATGCAGGGCATTATCAAATGATGTCGACTCGTGGGTGGAACAAATTCGCAGGGATTTTTATCGGGAATTGCATAACGGGAATAAGCATCGCATGGTGGAAATGGACTCATAACGCGCATCATATCGCTTGTAATAGTCTCGATTATGATCCCGACCTTCAACACTTGCCTATGTTAGCAGTCTCCAATAAATTGTTCAACTCGTTGACATCTGTTTTCTATGGCAGACAGTTGACTTTTGACCGTGCTGCACGGTTCTTTGTAAGCTATCAACATTACTCATATTACCCGATCATGTGCGTCGCACGTGTCAACCTTTACCTACAAACGTTACTATTACTGATCTCGAAAAGACGAATCCCCGACCGAGGGTTAAACATTCTCGGGACCATCGTGTTCTGGACTTGGTTTCCACTTCTGGTTTCATGCCTACCAAATTGGCCAGAACGAGTCGCGTTTGTCTTGGTTAGCTTTTGTGTCACCGGGATTCAACATGTTCAGTTTACTTTAAACCACTTTGCAGCTAACGTATACGTGGGTCCACCAACTGGGAACGATTGGTTTGAGAAGCAAACGAATGGGACCATTGACATTTCGTGCTCGTCTTACATGGATTGGTTCTTCGGTGGCTTACAATTTCAACTTGAGCATCATTTGTTTCCCAGGTTACCTCGGTGTCATTTGAGGTCGATTTCTCCTATCGTTAAAGACCTTTGCAAGAAACATAATTTGCCATATACAAGCTTGTCGTTTTATGATGCCAATATAACGACACTTAAAACGCTTAGAACCGCAGCTCTACAGGCTCGTGATCTCACAAACTCGGCTCCCCAGAACTTGGTATGGGAAGCTTTTAACACTCATGGCTGA
- the LOC139852456 gene encoding UDP-D-xylose:L-fucose alpha-1,3-D-xylosyltransferase MGP4-like codes for MPSLHQRSSLHKPYNSLYHKASTHSKPYTTLIFNRITFLILLTLIIIIILGVISPRIGDRSAFFSNSRVSIEQAKWRRYTLPEAVSYVAKNGSTVIVCAVSQPYLPFLNNWLISIVRQNHHDKVLVIAEDYATLDIVNGRWPGHAVLIPPAPDAQVAHKFGSQGFFNFTSRRPRHLLQILELGYSVMYNDVDMVWLADPFPYFKGKHDVYFMDDMAAVKPLDHPNVLPPPGKKGRTYICSCMIYLHPTPGAKLLMKKWIEELEVQPWSSAKKANDQPGFNWALNKTADEVDLYLLPQAAFPTGGLYFKNKTWVKETKGKHVIIHNNYIVGFEKKIKRFHEYNLWLVDDHASESPLGKLE; via the exons ATGCCATCACTCCACCAACGATCATCACTTCACAAACCCTACAACTCACTCTACCACAAAGCATCAACTCATTCTAAACCCTACACAACACTAATCTTCAATCGAATCACATTCTTAATCCTTctaacactcatcatcatcatcattctcggtGTAATTTCACCAAGGATCGGCGATCGTTCAGCGTTCTTTTCAAATTCTAGGGTTTCAATTGAACAAGCTAAATGGCGACGGTATACGTTGCCGGAAGCGGTATCTTATGTAGCGAAAAATGGAAGCACGGTGATTGTGTGTGCGGTTAGTCAACCTTACTTGCCGTTTTTGAATAATTGGTTGATTAGTATTGTTAGACAAAATCATCATGATAAAGTGCTTGTGATTGCTGAAGATTATGCTACTTTGGATATTGTTAATGGGAGGTGGCCTGGTCATGCTGTTTTGATTCCTCCTGCACCTGATGCTCAAGTTGCTCATAAGTTTGGCTCTCAG GGATTCTTCAACTTCACTTCCAGAAGGCCACGCCATTTGCTTCAAATACTAGAGCTTGGATATAGTGTGATGTACAATGATGTTGACATGGTATGGTTAGCAGATCCGTTTCCTTACTTCAAAGGAAAACATGATGTTTACTTTATGGATGACATGGCCGCT GTGAAACCACTTGACCACCCTAATGTTCTGCCACCTCCAGGGAAAAAAGGGCGGACTTACATCTGCAGCTGCATGATATATTTGCATCCAACACCCGGTGCAAAATTGCTCATGAAAAAGTGGATTGAAGAGCTTGAAGTGCAGCCATGGTCAAGCGCAAAGAAAGCTAATGATCAGCCAGGTTTCAACTGGGCACTGAACAAAACAGCAGATGAG GTTGACCTGTACCTGCTTCCTCAGGCAGCATTTCCAACTGGTGGACTATACTTTAAGAACAAGACATGGGTAAAAGAAACCAAGGGGAAACATGTTATCATACATAACAATTACATTGTCGGCTTTGAAAAGAAGATAAAGCGATTTCATGAATACAACCTATGGTTGGTTGACGATCATGCATCAGAATCTCCCCTTGGCAAATTAGAATGA